A stretch of the Agromyces larvae genome encodes the following:
- the thrC gene encoding threonine synthase, whose product MNHPAPKTGSRQWRGVIREYADRLDVTDATPVVTLGEGGTPLIPAPALNRRTGADVWVKFEGMNPTGSFKDRGMTMAVTKAVEHGAKVVICASTGNTSASAAAYATHAGIGAAVLVPEGKIAMGKLSQAIAHNAQLIQVQGNFDDCLDLARELAANYPVHLVNSVNNDRIEGQKTAAFEVVEVLGDAPDLHFIPVGNAGNYTAYTRGYREDLAAGNSTRMPRMLGFQAAGSAPIVRGEPVKDPDTIASAIRIGNPASWQLALEARDETDGYFGAIDDQKILEAQRILSAEVGVFVEPASAISVAGLLERAEAGAVPKGSRVVLTVTGHGLKDPQWALRGADGADVQPTVVPVDTAQVAAVLGLTS is encoded by the coding sequence GTGAACCACCCCGCACCCAAGACCGGTTCGCGCCAGTGGCGCGGCGTCATCCGCGAGTACGCCGACCGGCTCGACGTGACCGACGCGACGCCGGTCGTCACCCTCGGCGAGGGCGGCACACCGCTCATCCCCGCGCCCGCGCTGAACCGTCGCACCGGCGCCGACGTGTGGGTGAAGTTCGAAGGCATGAACCCCACCGGTTCGTTCAAGGACCGCGGCATGACGATGGCGGTCACCAAGGCCGTCGAGCACGGCGCGAAGGTCGTGATCTGCGCCTCCACCGGCAACACCTCGGCCTCCGCCGCAGCGTACGCGACGCACGCGGGCATCGGCGCGGCCGTGCTCGTGCCCGAGGGCAAGATCGCGATGGGCAAGCTCAGCCAGGCCATCGCGCACAACGCGCAGCTCATCCAGGTGCAGGGCAACTTCGACGACTGCCTCGACCTGGCCCGCGAGCTCGCCGCGAACTACCCCGTGCACCTGGTCAACTCGGTGAACAACGACCGCATCGAGGGGCAGAAGACCGCCGCGTTCGAGGTCGTCGAGGTGCTCGGCGACGCACCCGACCTGCACTTCATCCCGGTCGGCAACGCCGGCAACTACACGGCGTACACCCGCGGCTACCGCGAAGACCTCGCGGCCGGCAACTCGACGCGGATGCCCCGCATGCTCGGGTTCCAGGCGGCCGGGTCGGCGCCCATCGTGCGCGGCGAGCCCGTGAAGGACCCCGACACGATCGCGAGCGCGATCCGCATCGGCAACCCCGCGTCGTGGCAGCTCGCGCTCGAGGCGCGCGACGAGACCGACGGGTACTTCGGTGCGATCGACGATCAGAAGATCCTCGAGGCGCAGCGGATCCTCTCGGCCGAGGTCGGCGTGTTCGTCGAGCCGGCCTCGGCGATCTCGGTCGCCGGCCTGCTCGAGCGCGCCGAGGCCGGGGCGGTGCCCAAGGGTTCGCGCGTCGTGCTCACCGTCACCGGCCACGGCCTGAAGGACCCCCAGTGGGCGCTGCGCGGCGCCGACGGCGCCGACGTGCAGCCGACCGTGGTGCCCGTCGACACGGCCCAGGTGGCCGCGGTGCTCGGGCTCACGTCATGA
- the lysA gene encoding diaminopimelate decarboxylase, whose amino-acid sequence MASNVSRPSTSVAPDDPRATVDPDALAPVVWPAGAHRDAAGRLVIGGVDATALAERFGTPLYVVDESVVRGRAARIRAAFERAAAEAGTEVAVYYAGKAFLSGAMVRWMRAEGLAVDVCTGGELAVALAAGAEPTALGFHGNNKSVAEIERAVAVGVGTIVIDSEIEIERVADAAARAGRIQRVRLRVNSGVHASTHDFLATSHEDQKFGLPLARAVELGERIRSHASLEFVGLHCHIGSQIFDASGFAESAERLLAAHAELSRTAPVPELNLGGGFGIAYTEADDPDPIEQIAERIVGRVAETCARLGVPVPKLAFEPGRWVIGPAGVTLYTVGTVKAVPIEGGERRYVSVDGGMSDNARTALYGAAYTARIASRSSDAPAALSRVVGKHCESGDIVVDRELLPADTAPGDLLAVAATGAYCWSLASNYNHQPRPAVVAVRDARARVIVRGETVDDLLARDAGLEASADHDPTEGAHA is encoded by the coding sequence GTGGCATCCAACGTCTCCCGTCCATCGACGTCGGTCGCGCCCGACGACCCGCGCGCGACCGTCGATCCCGACGCGCTCGCCCCGGTCGTGTGGCCGGCCGGAGCGCACCGCGACGCCGCGGGCCGGCTCGTGATCGGCGGCGTCGACGCGACGGCGCTGGCCGAACGGTTCGGCACCCCGCTGTACGTCGTCGACGAATCCGTCGTGCGCGGGCGCGCCGCCCGCATCCGCGCGGCGTTCGAGCGCGCCGCCGCCGAGGCCGGCACCGAGGTCGCCGTGTACTACGCCGGCAAAGCGTTCCTCTCGGGTGCGATGGTGCGCTGGATGCGCGCCGAGGGCCTCGCGGTCGACGTGTGCACCGGCGGCGAACTGGCGGTGGCGCTCGCCGCGGGCGCCGAGCCGACCGCGCTCGGCTTCCACGGCAACAACAAGTCGGTCGCCGAGATCGAGCGCGCAGTCGCGGTCGGCGTCGGCACGATCGTCATCGACAGCGAGATCGAGATCGAGCGGGTCGCGGATGCCGCGGCGCGCGCCGGGCGCATCCAGCGCGTGCGGCTCCGCGTGAACAGCGGGGTGCACGCGTCGACGCACGACTTCCTCGCCACCTCGCACGAGGACCAGAAGTTCGGGCTGCCGCTCGCGCGCGCCGTCGAGCTCGGCGAACGGATCCGCTCGCACGCGTCGCTCGAGTTCGTCGGGCTGCACTGCCACATCGGGTCGCAGATCTTCGACGCATCCGGGTTCGCCGAATCGGCCGAGCGCCTGCTCGCCGCGCACGCCGAGCTCAGCCGCACCGCCCCGGTGCCCGAGCTCAACCTGGGCGGCGGGTTCGGCATCGCCTACACCGAGGCCGACGACCCCGACCCGATCGAGCAGATCGCCGAGCGCATCGTGGGGCGGGTCGCCGAGACCTGCGCACGCCTCGGCGTGCCGGTGCCCAAGCTCGCGTTCGAGCCCGGCCGGTGGGTCATCGGCCCGGCGGGCGTCACGCTCTACACCGTCGGCACAGTCAAGGCCGTGCCGATCGAGGGCGGCGAGCGGCGGTACGTGAGCGTCGACGGCGGCATGAGCGACAACGCGCGCACGGCGCTCTACGGCGCGGCGTACACGGCGCGCATCGCGTCCCGCAGCTCGGACGCCCCGGCCGCGCTGTCGCGCGTGGTCGGCAAGCACTGCGAGTCCGGCGATATCGTCGTCGACCGCGAGCTGCTGCCCGCCGACACCGCACCCGGCGACCTGCTGGCGGTGGCCGCGACGGGCGCGTACTGCTGGTCCCTCGCCAGCAACTACAACCACCAGCCGCGGCCCGCCGTGGTGGCGGTGCGCGATGCGCGGGCCCGCGTCATCGTGCGCGGCGAGACCGTCGACGATCTGCTGGCGCGCGACGCCGGCCTCGAGGCATCCGCCGACCACGACCCCACCGAAGGAGCCCACGCATGA
- a CDS encoding homoserine dehydrogenase, whose product MIEYRAIRVALLGAGSVGSQVARLLLEHGDELAKRIGAPIELVGIAVRDLDAKRDVDLPRDLFTADAASLIVSADIVIELMGGIEPAREYVLQAINSGADVVTGNKALLASHGAELFAAAEQVGAQLSYEAAVAGAIPIIRPLRESLAGDRVERILGIVNGTTNFILDRMDSTGATLEDALATATELGYAEADPTADIGGYDAAQKAAILASLAFHTTVPVDAVHREGITGVTADQVESAKRAGYVVKLLAICERLADAESGAEGVSARVYPALVPRTHPLAAVRGGNNAVFVEASAAGPLMFYGAGAGGVQTASAVLGDLVAIARRHVIGGPGTSESTHADLPLLPIGRITTRYSVTLEVTDEPGVLETVAHVFAEHGVSVEQLQQTVEASTGRATLVIGTHEAAESALANTVASLAESPVVASVASVLRIEGAV is encoded by the coding sequence ATGATCGAGTACCGTGCCATCCGCGTCGCCCTGCTCGGAGCCGGCTCGGTGGGCTCGCAGGTCGCCCGGCTGCTGCTCGAGCACGGCGACGAGCTCGCCAAGCGCATCGGCGCGCCGATCGAACTGGTCGGCATCGCGGTGCGCGACCTCGACGCGAAACGCGACGTCGACCTGCCCCGCGACCTCTTCACCGCCGACGCGGCCTCGCTGATCGTGAGCGCCGACATCGTCATCGAACTGATGGGCGGCATCGAACCGGCCCGCGAGTACGTGCTGCAGGCGATCAACTCGGGTGCCGACGTCGTCACCGGCAACAAGGCGCTGCTCGCCTCGCACGGCGCCGAGCTGTTCGCCGCCGCCGAGCAGGTCGGCGCGCAGCTCTCGTACGAGGCGGCCGTGGCCGGCGCGATCCCGATCATCCGGCCGCTGCGCGAGAGCCTCGCGGGCGACCGGGTCGAGCGCATCCTCGGCATCGTGAACGGCACCACCAACTTCATCCTCGACCGCATGGACTCCACCGGGGCGACCCTCGAGGACGCCCTGGCCACCGCCACCGAGCTCGGCTACGCCGAAGCCGACCCGACCGCCGACATCGGCGGGTACGACGCGGCGCAGAAGGCGGCGATCCTCGCGAGCCTCGCCTTCCACACCACCGTGCCCGTCGACGCCGTGCACCGCGAGGGCATCACCGGCGTCACCGCCGACCAGGTCGAGTCGGCCAAACGCGCCGGCTACGTCGTGAAGCTGCTCGCCATCTGCGAACGGCTCGCCGACGCCGAGTCCGGCGCCGAGGGCGTCTCGGCCCGCGTCTACCCGGCGCTCGTCCCCCGCACGCACCCGCTCGCCGCGGTGCGCGGGGGGAACAACGCGGTCTTCGTCGAGGCGTCGGCGGCCGGCCCGCTCATGTTCTACGGCGCCGGCGCCGGCGGCGTGCAGACCGCCTCGGCCGTGCTCGGCGACCTCGTCGCGATCGCCCGCCGGCACGTCATCGGCGGACCGGGCACCAGCGAGTCGACCCACGCCGACCTGCCCCTGCTGCCCATCGGGCGCATCACCACCCGCTACTCGGTGACCCTCGAGGTCACCGACGAGCCCGGCGTGCTCGAGACCGTCGCCCACGTGTTCGCCGAGCACGGCGTGTCGGTCGAGCAGCTCCAGCAGACGGTCGAGGCGTCGACCGGTCGGGCTACGCTGGTCATCGGAACGCACGAGGCGGCCGAGTCCGCCCTCGCGAACACCGTCGCATCCCTCGCCGAGAGCCCAGTCGTGGCATCCGTGGCATCCGTCCTCCGAATCGAAGGAGCAGTGTGA